Genomic segment of Halarchaeum grantii:
GTCTATGATCCGGGTATTGCGGCGAGCACACAGACGTATCAGGCATATCTCGACGCCGTCGAGCAGTACAACGTCACGCTCTACGAGACGCGTGCCGGCGACCAGATTCCCTTCAAGGGTGTGAACGTCTCCGTCCTAGGGCCGCCCGAACCCTACCTCGAGGACGGGGCTCGAAACGAGAACAGTATCGTGCTCAAACTCGGCTTCGGCCAGACAAGCTTCCTCCTTACTGGTGATGCCGAGCAGGCCGAAGAGGAGTACCTCGTCAACACCTATGGCGACCGGTTGAACGTGACGGTGCTCAAAGCCGGCCATCACGGCAGTGCGTCCAGCACCGGAACCGCGCTACTCGACGTGGCGTCACCGAAAGCCGTCATCGTTTCGAGCGGCTGGAACAACCAATACGGCCATCCGGCCACCGAAACGCTTGAACGGCTCGCAGCGCGCGATCTCCCGACGTATTGGACGGCGACACACGGCACGATCGTCTTGACGAGCAATGGCACCACAGTCACGGTCAAGACTCAGCAGGCCGCACCGACTGACCCGATGGCGCTTCGCGACGGCGAGCCAATCGAGCCAGGCACATTGACAGGCGTCGAGATTCGGGCAGTCCTCCGTGGGAGTGGTGACTGGCAGGCACCGACCACGACGACGAGTACGGACAGCACGACGACCGTCGCTGATGGTG
This window contains:
- a CDS encoding MBL fold metallo-hydrolase, producing MNGSVDVHFINVGQSVSTLIVGPSGETMLVDTGHYRDDGEYVLEYLKAHNITRIDYLVTSHNDADHIGGNAQVIEYYETQANGIGAVYDPGIAASTQTYQAYLDAVEQYNVTLYETRAGDQIPFKGVNVSVLGPPEPYLEDGARNENSIVLKLGFGQTSFLLTGDAEQAEEEYLVNTYGDRLNVTVLKAGHHGSASSTGTALLDVASPKAVIVSSGWNNQYGHPATETLERLAARDLPTYWTATHGTIVLTSNGTTVTVKTQQAAPTDPMALRDGEPIEPGTLTGVEIRAVLRGSGDWQAPTTTTSTDSTTTVADGGVDPTTLDVVDVQANAPEGQPATAEYVVFKNTGNATLDLGGWTVADSADHTYTIPDGVTLPPNETITLHTSVFS